Genomic DNA from Bacteroidota bacterium:
TCGGGCAACCATAATTACCATACCAGGAAGTTTCTTTTCGTCAACATATCTTAGCATAAGAGAGTCTATTTTATTTAAGCCTGCCGATGATATGTCCATTTTCCCCGGTTTCGAGATAGATAGTGTTATTCCCTGTTGAGAAAAACTATATGAGGAAATAAAAAGTAAAAAAAATAGAAATGTGTTTTTCAATTTAAAATTGGTTTTGTCATTTTTGTTTTTACCATGCTAACTAATGGTCGGCGGTATTGTGTCGTGTGGGATTACGAAGTGATTTCCTTTCAACTTACTCTGACCCTTTCGCGAGACGTAAACCTTCGAAAACCACTGAAACCCGCATACACTATTCCATGTGTTAGACATGGGTTTTTTCTATTATGTTTAATTCACCATTTATTATAAAGCCTAATAGAGCGATAGATAAAATCTCAATCGCTCTATAGCTTAATTTGTTCTTCGGATGAAAACTACAACGTTTTCACTGGAATACATATGTCTAAGACAAATCTGCGTTTAGAGTCTTCATCCGGCGAATTGTAGTATAACTCATATGGGTAACCATCCCTTGGTTGATATCCACTTTCTGTAAACCATAAACACATTGTATTCCAAGCTTTTTCAAATCCTTTCTCATCAATTTCAAAATGACCGACAGCATATTTGCCGCCTTCTAACTTCATTTTGCCAATCTCGCCATCAACTTTCACATCGTTATCTACAGTAATACAAGCACTTTGACGAACTTGTTCAATCGCAGTTATAGTAGGGTCGTCATGATAAACAGTAATCGTTTTTGTTTCTGGAAAATTTAACAGACCTCGTGGACCTGCCCATTTCATAAGCTTTTCATAAGCTTTCCCGATTTGGTTAAACTGACCTGTGTGTCTACAGTAAACGACATTAATTTCAGGCATTTCTTTAATTTCGATTTTTGTGTCCATAATTATAAAATTTGAGTGATTAAATTGATTAAAATTATCACTACAAAGTTGTCCTTTAAAATCTGGACTCATTTGATTTATCTTGCGGGTCAGTTGACCATTCTTGCTAAAATATAAACCGTCTTTTGCAAAAATTGCTTTTTCAGTTTCCCTAAATTCTTTGGCAGTCAAACCAAAATATTTGCGAAATGTTCGGCTAAAATGGGCTACACTACCAAACCCACAATTATAAGCTATTTCGCTTATTGAAACATTTTCGTCATTTCTAAGTTGTTGGGCTGCTTTTTCAATTCGTATTCGTTGAATAAAAGTATTTATTGTTTCATTTGTTAAAGTTGAGAAAATACGGTGGAAATGAAACGGTGAAAAACAAGCAATTTGAG
This window encodes:
- a CDS encoding AraC family transcriptional regulator; this encodes MNTKDKSRQEYIARINRVIDYIEKHLNEVITLDKISQIACFSPFHFHRIFSTLTNETINTFIQRIRIEKAAQQLRNDENVSISEIAYNCGFGSVAHFSRTFRKYFGLTAKEFRETEKAIFAKDGLYFSKNGQLTRKINQMSPDFKGQLCSDNFNQFNHSNFIIMDTKIEIKEMPEINVVYCRHTGQFNQIGKAYEKLMKWAGPRGLLNFPETKTITVYHDDPTITAIEQVRQSACITVDNDVKVDGEIGKMKLEGGKYAVGHFEIDEKGFEKAWNTMCLWFTESGYQPRDGYPYELYYNSPDEDSKRRFVLDICIPVKTL